The following are encoded together in the Monodelphis domestica isolate mMonDom1 chromosome 5, mMonDom1.pri, whole genome shotgun sequence genome:
- the A4GALT gene encoding lactosylceramide 4-alpha-galactosyltransferase: MAKWRVPVLKCALWAVLLKLAVLVSVTLYWLAEPRLESPLPRVPAGVTCPRAPPGPGGPGDIFFVETSERTEPGFLFMCSVESASRTHPRASVVVLMKGLAGSNSSLPRNLGVSLLSCFPNVEFRALDLAGLFQGTPLAGWYASIAHLWQPYLLPVLSDAARIALMWKFGGVYLDTDFIVLRSLANLSNALGAQSKYMLNGAFLAFEPGHDFIRLCMQDFVDHYNGWVWGHQGPQLVTRVFKRWCGEKSLREGQSCRGVRALPREAFYPVAWQDWRRYFQDVSFPESRRLLRDTYAVHVWNKKSQGARFQVTSRVLLARLYSQYCPTTAGAMRAYL, encoded by the coding sequence ATGGCCAAGTGGCGGGTGCCCGTGCTGAAGTGCGCGCTGTGGGCCGTCCTTCTCAAGCTCGCGGTCCTCGTCTCCGTCACGCTCTACTGGCTGGCGGAGCCCCGACTCGAGAGCCCGCTGCCCCGCGTGCCCGCAGGGGTCACGTGCCCCCGCGCCCCTCCCGGCCCGGGGGGCCCCGGGGACATCTTCTTTGTGGAGACTTCGGAGCGCACCGAGCCCGGCTTTCTCTTCATGTGCTCCGTGGAGTCGGCCTCCAGGACTCACCCGCGGGCCAGCGTCGTGGTCCTCATGAAGGGCCTGGCGGGGAGCAACTCCTCCCTGCCCAGGAACCTGGGCGTCTCCCTGCTCAGCTGCTTCCCCAACGTGGAGTTCCGGGCCCTGGACCTGGCCGGCCTTTTCCAGGGCACCCCTCTGGCCGGCTGGTACGCGTCCATCGCCCACCTGTGGCAGCCCTACCTCCTCCCCGTCCTGTCCGACGCCGCCCGGATAGCCCTCATGTGGAAGTTCGGAGGCGTTTATCTGGACACGGACTTCATCGTCCTCAGGAGCCTGGCAAACCTCAGCAACGCGCTGGGCGCCCAGTCCAAGTACATGCTCAACGGGGCCTTCCTCGCCTTCGAGCCCGGCCACGACTTCATCCGGCTGTGCATGCAGGACTTCGTGGACCACTACAACGGCTGGGTGTGGGGCCACCAGGGCCCCCAGCTCGTCACCAGGGTCTTCAAAAGGTGGTGCGGCGAGAAGAGCCTGCGCGAGGGCCAGAGCTGCCGGGGCGTCCGGGCCCTGCCCCGGGAGGCCTTCTACCCCGTCGCGTGGCAGGACTGGAGGCGCTACTTCCAAGACGTCAGCTTCCCAGAATCCCGCAGGCTGCTGAGGGACACCTACGCCGTCCACGTGTGGAACAAGAAGAGCCAGGGCGCCCGCTTCCAGGTCACCTCCAGGGTGCTGCTGGCCCGGCTCTACTCGCAGTACTGCCCCACGACAGCGGGCGCCATGAGGGCGTATCTGTGA